In Burkholderia sp. WP9, a genomic segment contains:
- a CDS encoding acetoacetate decarboxylase — protein sequence MDVKSVLSNAFAMPITSPAFPMGPYRFINREFLIITYRTDPDKLRAVVPEPLEIGEPLVHYEFIRMPDSTGFGDYTESGQVIPVSYQGVAGGYTLAMYLDDHPPIAGGRELWGFPKKLANPVLAVHTDTLVGTLDYGPVRIATGTMGYKHRQLDLAQQKKRLETPNFLLKVIPHVDGTPRICELVRYYLQDIDLKGAWTGPAALELAPHALAPVAALPVLEVVEARHLLADLTLGLGEVVFDYLDQPEANTR from the coding sequence ATGGACGTCAAAAGCGTGCTGTCAAATGCCTTCGCAATGCCGATCACCAGCCCGGCGTTTCCCATGGGCCCGTACCGGTTCATCAATCGCGAGTTTCTGATCATCACCTACCGCACCGATCCGGACAAATTGCGCGCCGTGGTGCCCGAGCCGCTCGAAATCGGCGAGCCGCTGGTGCATTACGAGTTCATTCGCATGCCGGATTCGACCGGCTTCGGCGACTATACGGAAAGCGGCCAGGTGATTCCTGTCTCGTATCAGGGCGTGGCGGGCGGCTACACGCTGGCCATGTATCTGGACGACCACCCGCCGATCGCCGGCGGCCGCGAATTGTGGGGTTTTCCGAAGAAGCTCGCCAACCCGGTGCTCGCCGTCCACACCGACACGCTCGTCGGTACGCTCGACTACGGCCCGGTTCGGATCGCCACCGGCACGATGGGCTACAAGCATCGCCAGCTCGATCTCGCGCAGCAAAAAAAACGCCTCGAAACGCCGAACTTCCTGCTCAAGGTGATTCCGCACGTGGACGGCACGCCGCGTATCTGCGAGCTGGTGCGCTACTACTTGCAGGACATCGATCTAAAAGGCGCATGGACCGGGCCGGCCGCACTCGAACTGGCGCCGCACGCGCTCGCGCCGGTCGCGGCGTTGCCGGTGCTGGAGGTGGTCGAGGCGCGTCATCTGCTTGCCGACCTGACGCTCGGTCTCGGCGAAGTGGTATTCGATTATCTCGATCAGCCGGAAGCGAATACACGCTGA
- the astB gene encoding N-succinylarginine dihydrolase: MQATEANFDGLVGPTHNYAGLSFGNVASQNNEKSVANPKAAAKQGLRKMKQLADLGFHQGVLPPQERPSMRLLRELGFSGDDATVIARVARDAPELLAAASSASAMWTANAATVSPSADTHDGRVHFTPANLCSKLHRAIEHESTRRTLRAIFSDADRFAVHEALPGTPALGDEGAANHTRFCSEYGTRGVEFFVYGRSEYRRGPEPKRFPARQTFEASRAVAHRHGLADAATVYAQQNPDVIDAGVFHNDVIAVGNRNTLFCHQLAFVEQNAVYDELRAKLSGLKAEFNVIEVPDAQVSVADAVTSYLFNSQLLTRPDGKQVLVVPQECRENPRVAAYLDELTAHTGPIDDVLVFDLRESMKNGGGPACLRLRVVLDDAERAAVTQGVWINDTLFGRLDAWIEKHYRDRLAPADLTDPHLLAESRTALDELTQILGLGSLYDFQR, encoded by the coding sequence ATGCAAGCCACTGAAGCCAATTTCGACGGCCTGGTCGGCCCGACGCACAACTACGCGGGGCTGTCGTTCGGCAACGTCGCGTCGCAGAACAACGAGAAGTCGGTTGCGAATCCGAAGGCCGCGGCCAAGCAAGGCCTGCGCAAGATGAAGCAACTGGCCGATCTCGGTTTTCATCAGGGCGTGCTGCCGCCGCAGGAGCGGCCGTCGATGCGTCTGTTGCGCGAGCTCGGTTTTTCCGGCGACGACGCCACGGTGATCGCGCGCGTGGCGAGAGACGCGCCCGAGTTGCTGGCCGCGGCGAGTTCGGCTTCGGCCATGTGGACCGCGAATGCGGCAACGGTGAGCCCGTCCGCCGATACGCACGACGGCCGGGTGCATTTCACGCCGGCCAATCTGTGCAGCAAGCTGCATCGCGCGATCGAACATGAATCGACGCGCCGCACGCTGCGCGCGATTTTCAGCGACGCCGACCGTTTCGCGGTGCATGAGGCGCTGCCCGGCACGCCGGCGCTCGGCGACGAAGGCGCGGCGAATCACACGCGCTTTTGCTCGGAATACGGCACACGTGGCGTCGAATTCTTCGTGTACGGCCGCAGCGAGTATCGTCGCGGACCGGAGCCGAAGCGCTTCCCGGCGCGTCAAACGTTTGAAGCGAGCCGTGCCGTGGCGCATCGTCATGGTCTGGCCGACGCGGCTACGGTCTACGCGCAGCAGAATCCCGACGTGATCGACGCCGGCGTATTCCACAACGACGTGATCGCGGTCGGCAATCGCAATACGCTGTTCTGCCATCAACTGGCGTTCGTCGAACAGAATGCCGTCTACGACGAATTGCGTGCGAAGCTCTCCGGCCTGAAGGCGGAGTTCAATGTGATCGAAGTGCCGGACGCGCAGGTGAGCGTGGCCGATGCCGTCACTTCGTATCTGTTCAACAGCCAGCTGCTGACGCGCCCGGATGGCAAGCAGGTGTTGGTGGTGCCGCAGGAATGCCGCGAAAACCCGCGCGTGGCCGCCTACCTCGACGAACTGACCGCGCACACGGGACCGATCGACGACGTGCTGGTGTTCGATCTGCGCGAAAGCATGAAGAACGGCGGCGGGCCGGCGTGCCTGCGTCTGCGTGTGGTGCTCGACGACGCGGAACGCGCGGCAGTAACGCAAGGCGTGTGGATCAACGACACGTTGTTCGGCCGTCTGGATGCGTGGATCGAGAAACATTATCGGGACCGCCTCGCGCCGGCCGATCTGACCGATCCACACTTGCTCGCCGAGTCGCGTACCGCGCTCGACGAACTGACGCAGATTCTCGGCCTGGGTTCGCTGTATGACTTCCAGCGCTGA
- a CDS encoding ABC transporter substrate-binding protein: MKMNWRNMAALALFAAATTTAGTASAADIKEVHFGVEASYAPFESKSPSGELQGFDIDVGNAVCAKLKAKCVWVENSFDGLIPALQARKFNAINSDMTITEQRRQAIDFTDPIYTIPNQMIAKKGSGLQPTPASLKGKHVGVLQGTIQETYAKARWAPAGVDVVPYQTQDQIYADLASGRLDAAFQDAEAASKGFLKKPQGAGFEFAGPAVTDEKLLGAGVGFGIRKGDKALKDALNQALKELKADGTIDRFAAKYFDVKVVLK, translated from the coding sequence ATGAAAATGAATTGGCGAAACATGGCTGCGCTCGCGCTGTTCGCGGCGGCCACGACCACGGCCGGCACCGCATCGGCTGCCGATATCAAGGAAGTGCATTTCGGCGTCGAGGCGTCGTATGCGCCGTTCGAATCGAAGTCGCCGTCGGGCGAACTGCAAGGTTTCGACATCGACGTCGGCAATGCCGTGTGCGCGAAGCTGAAGGCCAAATGCGTGTGGGTCGAGAACTCGTTCGACGGTCTGATCCCGGCCTTGCAGGCGCGCAAGTTCAACGCGATCAATTCGGACATGACGATCACGGAGCAGCGTCGCCAGGCGATCGATTTCACCGATCCCATCTACACGATCCCGAATCAGATGATCGCGAAGAAGGGCAGCGGTCTGCAGCCGACGCCGGCTTCGCTCAAGGGCAAGCATGTCGGCGTGCTGCAGGGCACGATTCAGGAAACTTACGCGAAGGCGCGCTGGGCGCCGGCGGGCGTGGACGTCGTGCCGTATCAGACGCAGGACCAGATTTACGCCGACCTCGCCTCGGGGCGTCTGGACGCCGCGTTCCAGGACGCGGAAGCCGCGTCGAAGGGCTTTCTGAAGAAGCCGCAAGGCGCCGGCTTCGAGTTTGCCGGTCCGGCCGTCACCGATGAGAAGCTGCTCGGCGCGGGTGTGGGCTTCGGCATCCGCAAGGGCGACAAGGCACTGAAAGACGCGCTGAACCAGGCGCTCAAGGAACTGAAGGCGGACGGCACGATCGACCGCTTCGCAGCCAAGTACTTCGACGTGAAGGTCGTGTTGAAGTAA
- a CDS encoding sensor domain-containing phosphodiesterase, with translation MEANRITAPRRGSLRTVIDRLRALGRREHGKPQAGASRTAQLEQVVGAVDLLAHVDDELRFLYVSDASLRFIGYHREYLETITLHDLVAPADVPRLDALLTRAAVSGNVEKATLGLIKSLTYPITVELRVVRSTHDGTEGYAIAGFDVSAWRATEERLTQALHLDRLTNLANQPALIPALLEAQQQADAHGTPAALLLLDLDDYQRVNRALGYDAGDEMLRDTSRRILNMTSPSETVARVASDEFAILIKPAASRTDAAAAAEALARRLLTAIQQPYVFNGQQVHLSASIGIALYPDVRHANDTAAHDTHLLRWADRALLQAKAAGGNTLAFYVPDDNPADAERLKLEADLYDGVRNGEFSLHFQPITSSRTHGVVGVEALIRWSHPVHGLVPPSMFIPLAESIGLINFLGNWVLKVACMQLIQWDAKGIALQYVAVNVSPQQFRDPRFKDSVREAIALTGIDPRRLVFEITESLLMHDPAHAKGLLEDLTAMGIRFAVDDFGTGYSSLAYLQRFPLAKLKIDRSFVENLLTSRNDQAIVSAVVGLAQTLDLELVAEGVETEAQRTLLTEMGCDHIQGWLVCKALPSDELALRFEARTLHLHTA, from the coding sequence ATGGAAGCGAACAGGATCACCGCGCCCCGCCGGGGCTCCTTGCGCACGGTCATCGACCGGCTTCGTGCGCTCGGCCGGCGCGAGCATGGCAAACCGCAGGCGGGAGCAAGCCGCACTGCGCAACTGGAACAGGTGGTCGGCGCCGTCGACCTGCTGGCGCACGTCGACGACGAGTTGCGCTTCCTCTACGTGTCCGACGCCAGCCTGCGCTTCATCGGTTATCACCGCGAGTACCTCGAGACCATCACGCTGCACGATCTCGTCGCGCCGGCCGACGTGCCGCGCCTCGACGCCCTGCTCACGCGCGCGGCCGTCTCCGGCAATGTCGAAAAGGCGACGCTCGGCCTGATCAAGTCGCTCACCTACCCGATCACCGTCGAGTTGCGCGTGGTGCGCAGCACTCACGACGGCACCGAAGGCTATGCGATCGCCGGCTTCGACGTGTCGGCCTGGCGCGCCACCGAGGAACGTCTGACCCAGGCGCTGCATCTGGACCGCCTGACCAATCTGGCCAACCAGCCGGCACTGATCCCGGCGCTGCTCGAGGCCCAGCAGCAAGCCGACGCGCACGGCACGCCGGCGGCGCTGCTCCTGCTCGACCTCGACGACTATCAGCGCGTGAACCGCGCGCTCGGCTACGACGCCGGCGACGAAATGCTGCGCGACACCTCGCGCCGCATTCTGAACATGACGAGCCCGAGCGAGACCGTGGCGCGCGTGGCCAGCGACGAGTTCGCGATTCTCATCAAGCCCGCTGCCAGCCGCACCGACGCGGCGGCCGCCGCCGAAGCGCTGGCGCGGCGACTCTTGACCGCGATCCAGCAGCCGTATGTGTTCAACGGCCAGCAGGTGCACCTGTCGGCGAGCATCGGCATTGCGCTCTATCCCGACGTGCGTCACGCCAACGACACCGCCGCGCACGACACCCACCTGCTGCGCTGGGCCGACCGTGCCCTCTTGCAGGCCAAGGCGGCCGGCGGCAATACGCTCGCCTTTTACGTCCCCGACGACAACCCCGCCGACGCCGAGCGCCTGAAGCTCGAAGCCGATCTCTACGACGGCGTGCGCAACGGCGAATTCTCGCTGCACTTCCAGCCGATCACGAGCAGCCGCACGCACGGCGTGGTCGGCGTGGAGGCCTTGATCCGCTGGTCGCATCCGGTGCACGGGCTGGTGCCGCCGTCCATGTTCATCCCGCTCGCGGAGTCGATCGGCCTGATCAACTTCCTCGGCAACTGGGTGTTGAAGGTGGCCTGCATGCAGTTGATCCAGTGGGACGCCAAAGGCATCGCCCTGCAATATGTAGCAGTGAACGTGTCGCCGCAGCAGTTCCGCGACCCGCGCTTCAAGGACTCCGTGCGCGAAGCGATCGCGTTGACCGGCATCGATCCGCGCCGCCTCGTATTCGAGATCACCGAAAGCCTGCTGATGCACGACCCGGCGCACGCCAAGGGCCTGCTCGAAGACCTGACGGCGATGGGCATCCGCTTTGCGGTCGACGACTTCGGCACCGGCTATTCGAGCCTGGCGTACCTGCAACGCTTCCCGCTCGCCAAGCTTAAGATCGACAGGAGTTTTGTCGAGAATCTGCTAACCTCACGAAACGATCAGGCAATCGTTAGCGCCGTCGTGGGCCTCGCGCAGACACTCGATCTCGAACTGGTGGCCGAGGGCGTCGAAACGGAAGCGCAACGAACCCTGCTCACCGAGATGGGATGCGACCACATCCAGGGGTGGCTCGTCTGCAAGGCGCTGCCCTCCGACGAACTCGCGCTGCGGTTCGAAGCGCGCACGCTTCATCTGCATACCGCATAG
- a CDS encoding EAL domain-containing protein: MTTIAIGNPGQTGAADDAQLNASFARQPILNRDGMLCGYEIKVRAPQWTAAMIEAARAAADHEADNDADAEAAPGRAPDPAQLVARAIIDGLLQGAVRGALTGHPAYVDVSREMLLDDAILHLPAERFMLELAPTIEVDEALVARIVQLHGRRYRFVLDEVTQPNEAFAKLLPYAEVVKIDFTQAPRALLPKLASVLKSAGKLLVASGIDAQADFETAQGLGFDRFQGYFFARAQTSTTRRVSAPRHALLNLLQLLAGEPTVAQLEAELKLNPVLVMHLMKLANSSGLAVGHKVTTLREAINATGTDRIARWTQLLLYADGRKVALEDDPLLQLAATRARFMELAIERLPEAGRDEADAAFLTGVFSFVDAVFGGSLESTLNVLTLSRPIQAAILHREGVLGLLLSTVAALERGAWDEIGTLCAHLQPLTVEQIADMGLAAGAWAGVADRSAQGLERIED, translated from the coding sequence ATGACCACCATCGCAATCGGGAATCCGGGCCAGACGGGCGCCGCGGACGATGCGCAATTGAATGCCAGCTTCGCGCGTCAGCCGATTCTGAATCGGGACGGCATGCTGTGCGGCTACGAGATCAAGGTGCGCGCGCCGCAATGGACCGCGGCGATGATAGAAGCCGCACGGGCCGCCGCGGACCACGAGGCGGACAACGACGCGGACGCCGAGGCCGCGCCGGGCCGCGCGCCCGATCCCGCGCAACTCGTGGCGCGAGCCATTATCGACGGTCTGCTGCAGGGCGCGGTGCGCGGTGCGCTGACCGGGCATCCGGCGTATGTCGACGTGAGCCGCGAGATGCTGTTGGACGACGCGATCCTGCACCTGCCCGCCGAGCGCTTCATGCTCGAACTCGCACCCACGATCGAGGTCGACGAGGCGCTGGTCGCGCGCATCGTCCAGTTGCACGGGCGCCGCTATCGCTTCGTGCTCGACGAGGTGACGCAGCCCAACGAAGCCTTCGCCAAACTGCTGCCGTACGCGGAAGTCGTCAAGATCGATTTCACGCAGGCGCCGCGCGCGCTGCTGCCTAAACTGGCGAGCGTGCTCAAGTCGGCGGGCAAGCTGCTGGTCGCCTCGGGCATCGACGCGCAAGCCGATTTCGAAACGGCGCAGGGACTCGGCTTCGATCGCTTTCAGGGTTACTTCTTCGCGCGCGCGCAGACTTCCACCACTCGCCGCGTCAGCGCGCCGCGCCACGCGTTGCTGAATCTGCTGCAATTGCTGGCGGGGGAGCCGACCGTCGCGCAGCTCGAAGCCGAACTCAAGCTCAATCCGGTGCTGGTGATGCATCTGATGAAGCTCGCCAATTCGAGCGGCCTCGCCGTTGGTCACAAGGTGACGACGCTGCGCGAGGCGATCAACGCGACGGGCACGGACCGCATCGCGCGCTGGACCCAGCTGCTGCTCTACGCCGACGGCCGCAAGGTCGCCCTCGAGGACGATCCCTTGCTGCAACTCGCCGCGACGCGCGCGCGCTTCATGGAACTGGCGATCGAGCGCCTGCCCGAAGCCGGCCGCGATGAAGCCGACGCGGCATTCCTGACTGGCGTGTTCTCATTCGTCGACGCGGTATTCGGCGGCTCGCTCGAAAGCACCTTGAACGTGCTGACGTTGTCGCGTCCGATCCAGGCCGCGATCCTGCATCGCGAGGGCGTGTTGGGGCTGTTGCTGAGCACGGTCGCCGCACTGGAGCGCGGCGCGTGGGACGAGATCGGCACGCTGTGCGCGCACTTGCAGCCACTCACGGTGGAGCAGATCGCGGATATGGGGCTGGCGGCGGGCGCGTGGGCCGGTGTTGCGGACCGCAGCGCGCAAGGATTGGAAAGAATCGAGGATTGA
- a CDS encoding HDOD domain-containing protein translates to MVKAAVLDRLWTRMSERGDFPMLSQSLRTTMAAMNNDDLDFTGLVQVVLSDFALTQKVLRLANSAMYIAFGGNITTVSRALMVLGMDAVGHLVVGLKIVDHFHHSAPRRIDAKLELNRTLLSGCVARKLTERGDLRAGEEAVVCTLMRQIGKLLVVFYLDAEWDQIRRHIDDGALEADACVLVLGVTFDEIGAEAAVRWRLPDMIRSGMGEFDPQDVTQPRQVQWLRAITNYSTAVADVLTQQNMPDWEREQRIAELAREYSGALNTDPEVLLGMSVALAREEGGDGVMREIVELRANADAIAREALNPEARIAVGVKDLRGLPEGSPLAPALAMAAETLLAGLGFARTVVFVKHSNGTFKARLGLGPKIDAALPRLTFNTAFEPDVFHLAIANSVGIFIENARDPKMVARLPEWFRRSFDDARAFVLLPVVDESDTTVALLYGDWSHSQEPRRISQKEMSVLNELAKELGRFFGLGQMREMEMM, encoded by the coding sequence ATGGTAAAGGCGGCGGTGCTCGACCGGCTCTGGACGCGAATGAGCGAGCGCGGCGATTTCCCCATGCTGTCGCAGTCGCTGCGCACCACCATGGCGGCGATGAATAACGACGACCTCGACTTCACCGGCCTCGTGCAGGTGGTGTTGTCCGATTTCGCCCTGACGCAAAAGGTGCTGCGGCTCGCCAACTCGGCCATGTACATTGCGTTCGGCGGCAATATCACGACCGTGTCGCGCGCGCTGATGGTGCTCGGCATGGACGCGGTCGGCCACCTCGTGGTCGGTCTGAAGATCGTCGATCACTTTCATCACAGCGCGCCGCGCCGCATCGACGCGAAACTCGAACTGAACCGCACGCTGCTGTCGGGTTGCGTCGCGCGCAAGCTGACCGAGCGCGGCGATCTGCGCGCCGGCGAGGAAGCCGTGGTCTGCACGCTGATGCGCCAGATCGGCAAGCTGCTGGTGGTGTTCTATCTCGACGCCGAATGGGACCAGATTCGCCGCCACATCGACGACGGCGCGCTCGAAGCCGATGCCTGCGTGCTGGTGCTCGGCGTCACGTTCGACGAGATCGGCGCCGAAGCCGCCGTGCGCTGGCGCCTGCCCGACATGATCCGCTCCGGCATGGGCGAGTTCGACCCGCAGGACGTCACGCAGCCGCGCCAGGTGCAGTGGCTGCGCGCCATCACGAATTACTCGACGGCGGTCGCCGACGTGCTCACCCAGCAGAACATGCCGGACTGGGAACGTGAGCAGCGCATCGCCGAGCTGGCGCGCGAATATAGCGGCGCGCTGAATACCGATCCCGAAGTGCTGCTCGGCATGAGCGTCGCGCTCGCCCGCGAGGAAGGCGGCGACGGCGTGATGCGCGAAATCGTCGAGTTGCGCGCCAACGCGGACGCGATCGCGCGCGAGGCGCTCAATCCCGAGGCGCGCATTGCGGTGGGGGTCAAGGATCTGCGCGGTCTGCCCGAGGGCAGCCCGCTTGCGCCAGCTTTGGCCATGGCCGCGGAAACGCTGCTGGCGGGTCTCGGCTTCGCGCGCACGGTGGTGTTCGTCAAGCACAGCAACGGCACCTTCAAGGCGCGTTTGGGACTCGGACCGAAGATCGACGCGGCGTTACCCAGGCTGACCTTCAATACCGCCTTCGAGCCCGACGTGTTTCATCTCGCGATCGCAAACTCGGTGGGCATCTTTATCGAGAACGCGCGCGATCCGAAGATGGTCGCGAGGCTACCCGAATGGTTCCGCCGCTCATTCGACGACGCCCGCGCCTTCGTGCTGCTACCCGTCGTCGATGAGAGCGACACGACAGTGGCGCTCTTATACGGCGACTGGTCGCATAGTCAGGAGCCACGCCGTATCTCACAGAAAGAAATGAGCGTGTTGAATGAATTGGCCAAGGAGTTAGGCCGTTTTTTCGGCCTGGGGCAGATGCGGGAAATGGAGATGATGTGA
- a CDS encoding EAL domain-containing protein produces MSDRHQAGALARHSEVLESTAEGCEPPPPVQFVYLGRQPILDRDGALNAYELLFRAGAHNYAEVTDDAQATAQVVARAIGGIGVPTVLGRHRGFVNIDRALLFSDIVHVMPPERFVLEILETVRFDAQLGRRLGELRRAGFQVALDDVSELSDELLAALPYADMVKIDFMQTDRAVLPKLACLLRGQGKTLIAEKVETREDFALARDLGFDLFQGYFFARPQVLAAPRNRSPRPGLLRLLALLSRDAGITELEAELKLNPSVVVQLLRLVNSSAFGLGRNIASLREAIIATGTRQIARWAQLLLYADSGELPLRADPLVQLAGTRSRFMELAAAWLHPSDDEFADAAFMTGIFSLIHVVLGSSPGAALEKLGLAPQIREAIVLRQGELGTLLRLAEAAGAGVDAASIALGPDAPAGFVAFTPEVLAELNLSAAAWFGAHIGEVVT; encoded by the coding sequence ATGTCTGACCGCCATCAAGCCGGGGCCCTTGCCCGGCACAGCGAGGTGCTCGAGTCGACTGCCGAAGGCTGCGAACCGCCGCCTCCCGTGCAGTTCGTCTATCTGGGCCGCCAGCCGATCCTCGATCGCGACGGCGCGCTCAATGCTTACGAGCTGTTGTTTAGAGCCGGCGCGCATAACTACGCCGAAGTCACCGACGACGCCCAGGCCACGGCGCAGGTCGTGGCGCGCGCGATCGGCGGGATCGGCGTGCCGACCGTGCTGGGCCGGCATCGCGGCTTCGTCAATATCGACCGTGCGCTGCTCTTTAGCGACATCGTCCATGTGATGCCGCCCGAGCGCTTCGTGCTCGAGATTCTCGAGACGGTGCGATTCGATGCGCAATTGGGCCGCCGTCTGGGCGAGTTGCGCCGCGCCGGCTTCCAGGTGGCGCTCGACGACGTCAGCGAACTGTCGGACGAGTTGCTCGCCGCGCTGCCCTACGCGGACATGGTCAAGATCGACTTCATGCAGACCGACCGCGCGGTGCTGCCAAAGCTCGCATGCCTGTTGCGCGGGCAGGGCAAGACGCTGATCGCCGAGAAGGTGGAGACGCGCGAAGACTTCGCGCTCGCTCGCGACCTCGGGTTCGATCTGTTTCAAGGCTATTTTTTCGCGCGCCCTCAGGTGCTGGCCGCGCCGCGCAACCGCTCGCCGCGGCCGGGCCTGCTGCGCCTGCTCGCGTTGCTGTCGAGAGATGCCGGCATTACCGAACTCGAAGCCGAACTCAAGCTGAATCCGAGCGTGGTGGTGCAACTGCTGCGCCTCGTCAATTCGAGCGCATTCGGCCTCGGGCGCAATATCGCGTCGCTGCGCGAGGCGATCATCGCCACCGGCACGCGGCAGATCGCGCGCTGGGCGCAACTGCTGCTCTATGCCGATAGCGGCGAGCTGCCGTTGCGCGCCGATCCGCTGGTGCAACTGGCGGGCACGCGCTCGCGTTTCATGGAGCTGGCCGCGGCCTGGCTGCATCCGTCCGATGACGAGTTTGCCGATGCCGCATTCATGACCGGTATTTTTTCTCTGATTCACGTGGTGCTCGGCAGCTCGCCAGGCGCGGCGCTGGAGAAGCTCGGCCTCGCGCCGCAGATTCGCGAAGCGATCGTGTTGCGGCAAGGCGAGCTGGGCACCTTGCTGCGCCTTGCCGAGGCGGCCGGCGCGGGCGTCGATGCGGCGTCGATCGCGCTCGGCCCCGATGCGCCGGCCGGCTTCGTGGCCTTCACGCCTGAAGTGTTGGCGGAGCTGAACCTGTCGGCCGCGGCCTGGTTCGGCGCGCATATCGGAGAAGTGGTGACCTGA
- the astE gene encoding succinylglutamate desuccinylase: MTSSAERDMPVSLLDDFLAYTLAGTRPAEQEAQGTCAGGVRWSWLDDGVLLMEPAAREEGSRSVLVSAGVHGDETAPIELLAFLVRDIARGTAALTCRLLVILGNVDAMREACRYRDDDLNRLFSGRHLQVPHSYEAPRAAALEQAATQFFAAAPSDPGARWHIDMHTAIRASAFEQFALLPHTGKPFSRAMFAWLGEARISAVLLHTTKGNTYSHFTAQACGAQACTLELGKVRPFGQNDLTRFAGADHAVRHLVAGMRGEVRADMPRAFTVIDQITKQSDAFELLVAADVANFTPFAKDTVLARDGEYRYVVRHDEERLVFPNATVKPGLRAGLMVIETTQDTLSKLV; this comes from the coding sequence ATGACTTCCAGCGCTGAGCGTGATATGCCGGTTTCGCTGCTCGACGATTTTCTCGCCTACACGCTGGCGGGCACGCGGCCGGCCGAGCAGGAAGCACAGGGCACGTGCGCCGGTGGTGTGCGCTGGTCGTGGCTGGACGACGGCGTATTGCTGATGGAGCCCGCGGCGCGGGAAGAGGGCTCGCGCAGTGTGCTCGTCTCCGCCGGCGTGCACGGCGACGAGACCGCGCCGATCGAGCTGCTGGCGTTTCTCGTGCGCGACATCGCGCGTGGCACAGCCGCGCTGACCTGCCGCCTGCTGGTGATTCTCGGCAACGTCGACGCGATGCGCGAAGCTTGCCGTTACCGCGACGACGATCTGAACCGCCTCTTCAGTGGCCGTCATCTGCAGGTGCCGCACAGCTACGAGGCGCCGCGTGCGGCAGCGCTGGAGCAGGCCGCGACGCAGTTCTTCGCGGCCGCGCCGAGCGATCCCGGGGCGCGCTGGCATATCGACATGCACACGGCAATCCGCGCGTCCGCCTTCGAGCAATTCGCGTTGCTGCCGCACACCGGCAAACCGTTTTCGCGTGCGATGTTCGCGTGGCTCGGCGAGGCGCGCATCAGTGCGGTGCTGTTGCACACCACCAAGGGCAACACGTATTCGCATTTCACCGCACAAGCGTGTGGTGCTCAGGCGTGCACGCTGGAACTCGGCAAGGTGCGTCCGTTCGGTCAGAACGATCTGACGCGTTTCGCTGGCGCCGATCATGCGGTGCGTCACCTCGTGGCCGGCATGCGGGGCGAGGTGCGCGCGGACATGCCGAGGGCGTTCACGGTGATCGACCAGATCACCAAGCAGAGCGACGCGTTCGAACTGCTGGTCGCGGCCGACGTCGCCAATTTCACGCCGTTCGCGAAAGACACGGTGCTCGCGCGTGACGGCGAGTATCGCTATGTCGTGCGGCACGACGAGGAGCGTCTCGTGTTCCCGAATGCGACGGTCAAGCCCGGTTTGCGCGCCGGCCTGATGGTGATCGAGACGACGCAGGACACGCTCTCGAAGCTCGTGTAG